From the genome of Haloterrigena sp. KLK7, one region includes:
- a CDS encoding NTP transferase domain-containing protein, which produces MCGGKGTRLESAHEKPLHPIDGVAMVDRVLAGLEESRADAVYAAVSPNAPETRAHLEATDGVATVETAGDGYVADLVELLERPELEPPVLTVAADVPLLAEAAIDRVLAVHGSAADAASGIDAVATDASDGDGSAVPSLTVAVPVALKRRLGVSVDATLEADDHLAPTGVNVVGDSDESMTRVHYDPRLAINVNRREDARIATAKLSAVATEVR; this is translated from the coding sequence ATGTGCGGCGGGAAGGGGACCCGCCTCGAGAGCGCCCACGAGAAACCGCTGCACCCGATCGACGGGGTCGCGATGGTCGACCGCGTGCTCGCTGGTCTCGAGGAGAGCCGCGCCGACGCCGTGTACGCCGCCGTTTCGCCGAACGCGCCCGAGACGCGGGCACACCTCGAGGCGACCGACGGCGTCGCGACGGTCGAGACGGCCGGCGACGGCTACGTGGCCGACCTGGTGGAACTGCTCGAGCGACCCGAACTCGAGCCGCCGGTCCTGACCGTCGCGGCCGACGTTCCGTTGCTCGCGGAGGCCGCGATCGATCGAGTGCTCGCGGTTCACGGCAGTGCCGCCGACGCCGCTTCCGGCATCGATGCCGTCGCCACCGACGCCAGCGACGGCGATGGGAGCGCTGTCCCGTCGCTGACCGTCGCCGTCCCCGTCGCACTCAAGCGCCGCCTCGGCGTCAGCGTCGACGCGACGCTCGAGGCGGACGACCACCTCGCGCCGACCGGGGTCAACGTAGTCGGCGATTCGGACGAATCCATGACACGCGTACACTACGACCCGCGACTCGCGATCAACGTGAATCGACGCGAAGACGCCCGCATCGCGACAGCGAAGCTGTCCGCGGTGGCCACGGAGGTCCGCTGA
- a CDS encoding adenosylcobinamide amidohydrolase, whose translation MTATGPAYEAVRRDGVLRAARSGTEWLSTGWNGGRRTADCAYNVTVPDGWDRTDLEAYVDERLERADFDAGGPTLLTGVEQADARGARRGSVTAYATAGISNPAALPMDPEDDSDSSTVDPDSTTGDGDATPGRGTVNIVVGTTRALAPGALANLVAVAAEAKAATLLAETGFPGTTTDAIVVGHDPTGERTAFSGSGTDVGSATRACVREAVRASLRARYADRDESLPESAADATHGVSTDVRAEVFRPTLEER comes from the coding sequence ATGACCGCGACTGGCCCCGCGTACGAGGCCGTGCGTCGAGACGGCGTCCTCCGGGCGGCTCGCTCGGGGACGGAGTGGCTCTCGACCGGCTGGAACGGCGGCCGCCGGACCGCGGACTGCGCCTACAACGTCACCGTCCCCGACGGCTGGGACCGGACCGATCTCGAGGCGTACGTCGACGAGCGCCTCGAGCGCGCGGACTTCGACGCCGGCGGACCGACCCTCCTGACCGGCGTCGAGCAGGCCGACGCCCGCGGCGCGCGGCGGGGCTCCGTGACCGCCTACGCGACCGCCGGTATCTCGAACCCGGCCGCGCTGCCGATGGACCCGGAGGACGACTCGGACTCGAGTACCGTCGACCCCGACTCGACGACCGGGGACGGCGACGCGACACCGGGCCGCGGCACCGTCAATATCGTCGTCGGCACGACACGGGCGCTCGCCCCCGGCGCGCTGGCGAACCTGGTCGCCGTCGCCGCGGAGGCGAAGGCCGCGACGCTGCTCGCCGAGACCGGGTTTCCGGGGACTACGACGGACGCGATCGTCGTCGGACACGATCCGACCGGCGAACGGACCGCGTTCTCTGGCAGCGGGACCGACGTCGGCTCGGCGACTCGAGCCTGCGTCCGCGAGGCCGTGCGCGCGTCGCTGCGGGCCCGCTACGCGGACCGCGACGAGAGCCTCCCCGAGTCGGCCGCCGACGCGACCCACGGCGTCTCGACGGACGTCCGGGCCGAGGTCTTTCGACCGACGCTCGAGGAGCGATAG
- a CDS encoding helix-turn-helix domain-containing protein — protein MSRRPPSTPRFVHRVRRTVRASLDTLRSLVRISHRSEAADSGSRIDDDPHRTQRDQHDRVDRYDRIDEQGRTDRYDQTDRLGRSDRDRGTGTRLESRPDPNSRPVEPRPNPSSRPGSKADLLDPDNGPTSCSEILEHGCLPAQYVRAVLAEHGGRLKQRRFVDEYGWSPSTVSELLSTLEDDGAIERYRIGREKVIRLPDEERRPAPMAGGSRENNGR, from the coding sequence ATGTCCAGACGACCCCCCTCCACCCCCCGATTCGTCCACCGCGTCCGGCGCACCGTCCGAGCGAGTCTCGATACGCTCCGCTCGCTGGTTCGTATTAGCCACCGCTCCGAGGCCGCCGACAGCGGGTCCCGGATCGACGACGATCCGCACCGCACCCAGCGCGACCAGCACGATCGAGTCGATCGATACGACCGAATCGACGAGCAGGGCCGAACCGACCGGTACGACCAAACCGATCGGCTCGGTCGATCCGATCGCGACCGCGGTACCGGGACGCGACTCGAGTCTCGCCCGGATCCGAATTCGCGTCCAGTCGAACCGCGCCCGAATCCGAGTTCGCGTCCGGGATCGAAAGCCGATCTGCTCGACCCCGACAACGGCCCCACGAGTTGCAGCGAGATCCTCGAGCACGGCTGTCTGCCGGCCCAGTACGTCCGGGCCGTCCTGGCCGAACACGGCGGCCGACTCAAACAGCGGCGCTTCGTCGACGAGTACGGCTGGTCGCCGTCGACCGTCAGCGAACTCCTCTCGACGCTCGAGGACGACGGCGCGATCGAACGCTATCGGATCGGGCGCGAGAAGGTGATTCGACTCCCCGACGAGGAGCGACGACCGGCTCCGATGGCGGGGGGCAGTCGCGAAAATAACGGTCGGTAA
- the cobS gene encoding adenosylcobinamide-GDP ribazoletransferase yields the protein MIGRGIAAVRGALGFLTRLPVGHRDGDWAAFRSSPATFPVVGYVAGALAAVPLLAAGALPAPTVALGYLLAVYAVLGIHHLDGVADLGDALVVHGDRERRREVLKDTTTGVGALLAVSLVVVALALGGLALAGLPPRRAIGVAVAAEVGTKLGMAAMACLGTASYEGMGNKFTTASDSRSFVAPAAVALPAAALTWPRPTAAVALGGALGGIALPWYWADRHLGGINGDIFGAANEIGRVAGIHLGVIAWTLS from the coding sequence GTGATCGGGCGGGGAATCGCCGCCGTCCGCGGCGCGCTGGGATTTCTGACGCGGCTCCCGGTCGGCCACCGCGACGGCGACTGGGCGGCGTTTCGCTCGAGTCCGGCGACGTTCCCCGTCGTCGGCTACGTCGCGGGCGCGCTGGCCGCCGTCCCCCTGCTCGCAGCCGGGGCGCTCCCGGCCCCGACCGTCGCGCTGGGCTACCTGCTGGCCGTCTACGCCGTCCTCGGGATCCACCACCTCGACGGCGTCGCGGACCTGGGCGACGCACTCGTCGTCCACGGCGACCGCGAGCGCCGTCGTGAGGTACTGAAAGACACGACGACCGGCGTCGGCGCGCTGCTGGCGGTTTCCCTCGTCGTCGTCGCGCTGGCGCTCGGGGGGCTCGCCCTCGCCGGACTCCCTCCCCGTCGCGCGATCGGCGTCGCGGTCGCCGCCGAAGTCGGGACGAAACTCGGCATGGCCGCGATGGCCTGTCTCGGAACGGCGAGCTACGAGGGGATGGGAAACAAGTTCACGACGGCATCCGACTCCCGCTCGTTCGTCGCGCCCGCCGCGGTCGCTCTCCCGGCCGCCGCGCTGACCTGGCCGCGTCCGACGGCGGCGGTCGCCCTCGGCGGGGCCCTCGGAGGGATCGCGCTCCCGTGGTACTGGGCGGATCGACACCTCGGGGGCATCAACGGCGACATCTTCGGCGCGGCCAACGAGATCGGCCGCGTCGCCGGCATCCATCTGGGGGTGATCGCGTGGACGCTGTCGTGA
- a CDS encoding HAD family hydrolase, giving the protein MGVSFDLFGTLVTAERPSDPAAAVARELADRDVAVPDDWGEAYAEAHVDAPEGAEVPLPAHVSRALASRGVDYERNAARRAVVAAFDPTVETRPGAVEAVAAARERGPVAICSNCSVPELVGRTLVRSAFERDDFDAVVTSVGCGWRKPAPEIFELTADRLGVDPGDLVHVGDDPRADGGVEAVGGTALLLEDHPLESVPDRLSALEESQEPGRESRESHGESREP; this is encoded by the coding sequence GTGGGAGTATCGTTCGACCTCTTCGGAACGCTCGTGACCGCCGAGAGACCGTCAGACCCGGCCGCTGCCGTCGCCCGGGAACTCGCGGACCGCGACGTCGCGGTCCCCGACGACTGGGGCGAGGCCTACGCCGAGGCCCACGTCGACGCCCCCGAGGGCGCCGAGGTACCGCTGCCGGCCCACGTCTCGCGCGCGCTCGCGAGCCGCGGCGTCGACTACGAGCGAAACGCGGCCCGGCGCGCGGTCGTCGCGGCGTTCGACCCGACGGTCGAGACCAGGCCGGGCGCCGTCGAGGCGGTCGCTGCCGCCCGGGAACGGGGACCCGTCGCGATCTGTTCGAACTGCAGCGTCCCCGAACTGGTCGGCCGCACCCTCGTCAGGTCGGCCTTCGAGCGCGACGACTTCGACGCCGTCGTGACCAGCGTCGGCTGCGGCTGGCGCAAGCCCGCGCCCGAAATCTTCGAGCTCACCGCCGACCGACTCGGCGTCGACCCGGGCGACCTCGTCCACGTCGGCGACGACCCCCGGGCCGACGGCGGCGTCGAGGCCGTCGGCGGAACGGCGCTGTTGCTCGAAGACCACCCGCTCGAGTCGGTCCCGGACCGCCTGTCGGCCCTCGAGGAGTCACAGGAACCCGGCAGGGAGTCGCGGGAATCCCACGGGGAGTCACGGGAACCATGA
- a CDS encoding threonine-phosphate decarboxylase → MNPDAMRTGERVPHGGETDRDVIDFSANTNPYSPDGVEAVYADALEDSRRYPDDDYPEFRAAAGAFVGCDPERVIPTPGGLAAIRLTMESALEAGDEALVPFPSFGEYAREVRLQGASPRFVPHDGILEAEREVLEDCALAIVCTPNNPTGDAADPDALAEFATRCGATGTTLLVDEAFLGFTDLPSAARLESEDVIVARSLTKLFGLPGLRAGFAVATGEHCEALETARRAWSLGTPAARVGAYCLRQDAFVRETRERVASERERMREALASRFDVRPSDAPYLLCDVGERDVDSVIAAARADGVAIRDARTFRGLDSHVRVAVKDRAANGRLLAALGVADGSGSDDSGAGRETTDTEDDRRRR, encoded by the coding sequence GTGAACCCCGACGCGATGCGCACCGGTGAGCGAGTCCCGCACGGCGGCGAGACCGACCGTGACGTCATCGACTTCTCGGCCAACACCAATCCGTACTCGCCCGACGGCGTCGAGGCGGTCTACGCGGACGCCCTCGAGGACTCCCGCCGGTATCCGGACGACGATTACCCCGAGTTCCGGGCCGCCGCGGGGGCGTTCGTCGGCTGCGACCCCGAGCGCGTGATCCCGACGCCCGGCGGCCTGGCCGCGATCCGACTGACGATGGAGAGCGCGCTCGAGGCCGGCGACGAGGCGCTGGTCCCGTTTCCGAGTTTCGGCGAGTACGCCCGCGAAGTCCGCCTGCAAGGGGCTTCGCCGCGGTTCGTTCCGCACGACGGGATTCTCGAGGCAGAGAGGGAGGTGCTCGAGGACTGCGCGCTGGCGATCGTCTGCACGCCGAACAATCCGACGGGCGACGCGGCCGATCCCGACGCGCTGGCCGAGTTCGCAACCCGCTGTGGAGCCACGGGAACGACGCTGCTGGTCGACGAGGCCTTCCTGGGCTTTACCGACCTGCCGTCGGCTGCCCGCCTCGAGTCCGAGGACGTGATCGTCGCCCGCTCGCTGACCAAACTGTTCGGGCTGCCGGGGCTGCGGGCCGGGTTCGCGGTCGCGACGGGCGAGCACTGCGAGGCCCTCGAGACGGCCCGCCGCGCCTGGTCGCTGGGCACGCCGGCGGCTCGGGTCGGCGCGTACTGTCTTCGACAGGACGCGTTCGTGCGCGAGACGCGAGAGCGGGTCGCCAGCGAGCGCGAGCGAATGCGAGAGGCGCTCGCCTCGCGGTTCGACGTCCGGCCGTCGGACGCGCCCTACCTGCTGTGTGACGTCGGCGAGCGGGACGTCGACAGCGTGATCGCCGCGGCCCGCGCGGACGGCGTCGCGATCCGCGACGCGCGGACCTTCCGCGGCCTCGACTCGCACGTCCGCGTCGCCGTCAAGGACCGCGCGGCGAACGGTCGACTGCTCGCGGCCCTCGGCGTCGCCGACGGATCGGGATCCGACGACTCGGGTGCCGGGCGCGAGACCACCGACACCGAGGATGACCGCCGCCGGAGATGA
- a CDS encoding CobD/CbiB family cobalamin biosynthesis protein yields the protein MLLTTLALLGLAFSLDLLVGEPPNALHPVAWFGRLVGALDREWAATERGQRLAGVGIALLAPLCPAVVAGGAVALAGALSPLAGAVAAGLVLFLTTSLRSLLELTRAVVDATASTATATAAAATAGPDGAETDSAADPGADDGLETARERVRGLVGRDTSTLSAAEIRSAAVESAGENLADGLVATLVPFAVLAPLSLPAAAAAAAWVKGVNTLDSMLGYPAKPHGTASARLDDLVMWLPARLAAVTVAVARADPLALRRAGEWARDPPSPNSGWPMATLACVLSVRLRKVGVYDLNPGADLPTVADGERAVTVVGRAAVVAVVIAVLLAAAVTAMSPPQGPQPVPTDPTTGVGVALGAGVASLTDAIAWPMGALPTLEVVTA from the coding sequence GTGCTACTGACGACGCTCGCGCTGCTCGGACTGGCCTTCAGCCTCGATCTGCTGGTCGGCGAGCCGCCGAACGCGCTCCATCCGGTCGCGTGGTTCGGCCGGCTGGTCGGCGCGCTCGACCGGGAGTGGGCCGCCACCGAGCGCGGGCAGCGACTGGCCGGCGTCGGAATTGCCCTTCTCGCGCCGCTGTGTCCCGCGGTCGTGGCGGGCGGCGCCGTCGCGCTGGCGGGCGCCCTGTCGCCGCTCGCCGGGGCCGTCGCCGCCGGGCTCGTCCTCTTCCTGACGACCAGTCTGCGATCGCTGCTCGAGTTGACCCGGGCGGTCGTGGACGCCACTGCGTCCACTGCGACCGCCACGGCCGCCGCGGCGACCGCCGGACCGGACGGTGCCGAGACCGATTCAGCTGCCGATCCCGGAGCCGACGACGGCCTCGAGACGGCCCGCGAGCGGGTTCGGGGTCTCGTCGGTCGCGATACGTCGACGCTCTCGGCGGCCGAGATCCGCAGCGCGGCGGTCGAGAGCGCCGGCGAGAACCTCGCGGACGGGCTGGTCGCGACGCTCGTTCCCTTCGCCGTCCTCGCGCCGCTGTCGCTGCCGGCCGCCGCGGCCGCCGCGGCGTGGGTCAAGGGCGTCAACACGCTGGACTCGATGCTCGGCTACCCCGCGAAGCCCCACGGCACCGCGAGCGCGCGACTCGATGACCTCGTGATGTGGCTCCCCGCGCGGCTGGCCGCGGTCACCGTCGCCGTCGCCAGGGCCGATCCCCTCGCGCTCCGGCGGGCGGGCGAGTGGGCGCGCGACCCGCCCTCGCCCAACTCCGGGTGGCCCATGGCCACCCTCGCCTGCGTCCTCTCGGTTCGACTCCGCAAGGTGGGCGTCTACGACCTGAATCCCGGGGCCGACCTGCCGACCGTCGCGGACGGCGAGCGGGCCGTCACCGTCGTCGGCCGGGCCGCCGTCGTCGCGGTTGTCATCGCCGTCCTCCTCGCGGCGGCCGTGACGGCGATGAGCCCGCCGCAGGGGCCACAGCCGGTTCCGACGGATCCGACGACCGGCGTCGGCGTCGCGCTCGGTGCGGGCGTCGCGTCCCTCACCGACGCGATCGCCTGGCCGATGGGGGCGCTCCCGACCCTCGAGGTGGTGACCGCGTGA
- a CDS encoding nucleoside-triphosphatase: protein MSDATTALVTGPPRSGKTTALERTVSRLRGDGYTVGGLSSPERRADGQRVGFDIVALGSGERAPMARVDFVDGPSVGTYTVDVSAVDRLAGRALPPAVDDADCVVIDEIAPMQLESDRFVRETRRALESSTPVLAAIKLDATDGFLGAVKNRSDTERFVIEPDARDALPETLAAWVRSRIRPR, encoded by the coding sequence ATGTCGGACGCGACCACCGCCCTCGTCACCGGACCGCCCCGCAGCGGCAAGACGACCGCCCTCGAGCGGACCGTCTCGCGCCTGCGCGGGGACGGCTACACGGTCGGTGGACTCTCGAGCCCCGAACGCCGCGCGGACGGCCAGCGGGTCGGGTTCGATATCGTCGCTCTCGGGAGCGGTGAGCGTGCGCCGATGGCCCGCGTCGATTTCGTCGACGGTCCCAGCGTCGGCACCTACACCGTCGACGTCTCGGCCGTCGATCGTCTCGCCGGGAGGGCGCTGCCGCCGGCCGTCGACGACGCCGACTGCGTGGTGATCGACGAGATCGCGCCGATGCAACTCGAGAGCGACCGGTTCGTTCGGGAAACGAGGCGCGCCCTCGAGTCGTCGACGCCGGTGCTGGCCGCGATCAAACTGGACGCGACGGACGGATTCCTCGGCGCGGTGAAAAATCGGTCGGATACGGAGCGGTTCGTGATCGAGCCGGACGCGCGAGACGCGCTTCCCGAGACCCTCGCCGCGTGGGTCCGGTCCCGAATCCGGCCTCGATAG
- a CDS encoding translation initiation factor IF-2 subunit beta yields the protein MDYEASLDRAMDDVPDIGGDEQRLQIPDAVPQKDGAFTRFTNLGDIADTLSRDDEHLHRFIQRELGTSGKLEDGRGRYNGTFSEQDFNAAVDAYVDEYVLCSECGLPDTRLVREDRTPMLRCDACGAFRPVTKRSTSSQQQQQQEAVEEGKTYTVEITGTGRKGDGVAEKGEYTIFVPGAEEGDVVDIYIKNISGNLAFARLD from the coding sequence ATGGATTACGAAGCGAGTCTCGACCGAGCGATGGACGACGTTCCGGACATCGGTGGCGACGAACAGCGACTGCAGATCCCCGACGCCGTCCCCCAGAAGGACGGCGCGTTCACCCGATTCACGAACCTCGGCGACATCGCCGATACGCTCTCGCGCGACGACGAACACCTCCACCGGTTCATCCAGCGCGAACTGGGTACCAGCGGCAAACTCGAGGACGGCCGGGGCCGGTACAACGGGACCTTCTCCGAGCAGGACTTCAACGCGGCCGTCGACGCCTACGTCGACGAGTACGTTCTCTGTTCGGAGTGTGGCCTGCCGGACACGCGACTCGTCCGCGAGGACCGCACGCCCATGCTGCGCTGTGACGCCTGCGGTGCGTTCCGCCCCGTCACCAAGCGCTCGACGAGCAGCCAGCAGCAACAACAGCAGGAGGCCGTCGAAGAGGGCAAGACCTACACCGTCGAGATCACCGGCACCGGCCGCAAGGGCGACGGAGTCGCCGAGAAGGGCGAGTACACCATCTTCGTCCCCGGCGCCGAGGAGGGCGACGTCGTCGACATCTACATCAAGAACATCTCCGGCAACCTCGCGTTCGCTCGCCTCGACTGA
- the cobT gene encoding nicotinate mononucleotide-dependent phosphoribosyltransferase CobT — MRVILPAGTTETALIEGISAAGAAPELMEHTPSADVEILEYGRPTTAPVTPVSPNGCPTPAAVTRAVREVIGFDTTVVDAGLARPTGAPTVDLEVDPGADVREPEAVPGAEAIFDRARAFGASLPDDDLLIGETVPGGTTTALGVLTALGVPTGVSSSLPQNPIERKRRVVDEALAASDLAAGDCAGAPLEAVRAVGDPVQATVAGIAAGALESGADVTLAGGTQMVAVATALRHAGVDDPLSIATTSFVADERGDQLGEACYRLNCDLTVTDPGFDARDHVAMARYCAGEAKEGVAMGGALSLVPDGRTDEVLDRLEAVCARLGIDADGAPGPETRTGTETEARTEAETRTEGDP; from the coding sequence ATGCGCGTGATCCTCCCCGCCGGGACGACCGAGACGGCCCTGATCGAGGGCATCAGCGCCGCCGGGGCCGCCCCGGAGCTGATGGAGCACACCCCCTCCGCGGACGTCGAGATCCTCGAGTACGGGAGGCCGACGACGGCTCCCGTGACGCCGGTGAGTCCGAACGGCTGTCCGACGCCGGCCGCGGTGACCCGCGCGGTGCGAGAGGTAATCGGCTTCGATACGACCGTGGTCGACGCCGGCCTCGCCCGGCCGACCGGTGCGCCCACCGTCGATCTCGAGGTCGATCCCGGTGCCGACGTTCGTGAGCCCGAGGCCGTCCCCGGCGCCGAAGCGATCTTCGACCGCGCCCGCGCGTTCGGCGCGAGCCTCCCCGACGACGACCTCCTGATCGGTGAGACCGTGCCGGGCGGCACGACGACCGCGCTGGGCGTGCTCACCGCGCTGGGCGTGCCGACCGGCGTCTCCTCGTCGCTCCCGCAGAACCCGATCGAACGCAAGCGGCGGGTCGTCGACGAGGCCCTCGCCGCGAGCGACCTCGCGGCCGGCGACTGCGCCGGGGCGCCGCTCGAGGCCGTCCGTGCGGTCGGCGACCCCGTCCAGGCGACCGTCGCGGGAATCGCGGCCGGCGCGCTCGAGTCGGGCGCCGACGTGACGCTGGCCGGCGGCACGCAGATGGTGGCCGTCGCGACGGCCCTGCGCCACGCCGGCGTCGACGATCCGCTGTCGATCGCGACCACCTCGTTCGTCGCCGACGAGCGGGGGGATCAACTCGGCGAGGCCTGTTACCGCCTGAACTGCGACCTCACGGTCACCGACCCGGGTTTCGACGCGCGCGACCACGTCGCAATGGCGCGCTACTGCGCCGGCGAGGCCAAGGAAGGCGTCGCGATGGGCGGCGCGCTCTCGCTGGTCCCCGACGGCCGGACGGACGAGGTGCTGGATCGACTCGAGGCCGTCTGCGCTCGCCTCGGCATCGACGCCGACGGCGCACCGGGACCGGAGACGCGAACGGGGACCGAAACGGAGGCGCGGACCGAAGCGGAGACGCGGACGGAGGGAGATCCGTGA
- a CDS encoding ZIP family metal transporter, with the protein MAGTLVQALSYTMLAVVAALIGGLAAVYRTPGPQMESNVQHFAAGVVFAAVAAELLPDVHTRAPTVVIVGFAIGVATMLGIHRLSKYVEKRGIGGKMAGAAGLLITVSIDMLIDGVLIGVAFLAEAATGVLIAVALAIEVLFLGVTGVIALPEETSTPKKLAVPAGFGLLLLSGVTAGVLLFDGVTGTPIALVLAFGSAALLYLVTEELLVKAQKVPETPTSTTLFFVGFLLIFLLDMLH; encoded by the coding sequence ATGGCTGGTACCCTGGTACAGGCCCTTTCGTACACGATGTTGGCGGTCGTCGCCGCGCTCATCGGCGGACTCGCGGCTGTCTACCGGACGCCGGGACCGCAAATGGAGAGTAACGTCCAGCACTTCGCGGCCGGCGTCGTGTTCGCCGCCGTCGCCGCCGAACTCCTCCCGGACGTCCATACGCGGGCTCCGACCGTGGTCATCGTCGGATTCGCGATCGGTGTCGCCACCATGCTCGGCATCCATCGCCTCAGCAAGTACGTCGAAAAGCGGGGCATCGGCGGAAAGATGGCGGGCGCCGCTGGTCTGCTGATCACCGTGAGTATCGACATGCTGATCGACGGCGTTCTGATCGGCGTGGCGTTCTTGGCGGAGGCGGCCACGGGCGTTCTCATCGCGGTGGCGCTCGCGATCGAGGTCCTCTTTCTCGGCGTGACCGGCGTCATCGCGCTCCCGGAGGAGACGAGCACGCCGAAGAAACTGGCCGTCCCCGCCGGGTTCGGGCTGCTACTGCTGAGCGGAGTGACCGCCGGCGTCCTCCTGTTCGACGGCGTTACGGGCACGCCGATCGCGCTCGTGCTCGCGTTCGGATCCGCCGCCCTCCTCTATCTGGTGACCGAGGAACTCCTCGTCAAAGCCCAGAAGGTCCCGGAGACGCCGACGTCGACGACGCTGTTCTTCGTCGGCTTCCTCCTCATCTTCCTCCTCGACATGCTACACTGA